A window of Candidatus Sulfotelmatobacter sp. genomic DNA:
GATCCGGCCCGCGCGCGCAGCGTCGAGGGGACGGGCCTGGGGCTCGCGATCGTGCGCTCGATCGCCCGGGTGCACGGCGGCACGGTCTCGGCCGCCGGCCGGCCGGAGGGAGGCAGCGTCTTCCTCGTCAGCCTGCCCGCCGAGCCCGAATCCCTCACGTCGGGTTCATGACGGGGATCACTCGGCAGACCTACCATGAGGTCGTGGACGTCCTCCGGACCCGAGCCGCGCGGTGGATCGCCGCGGGGCTCGGCCTGTTGTTGCTTGCGCTGGGGAAGCTCGCGCCCGCGGGCGCGGACTCCAACACCCTGCTGCTTACCAACCAGCCGGTCGTCGTCATCCTGCTGGCCGGACACGGCAACGACGTCACGGTGCGCACCTGGGACCGGCCCTTCGTCCAGATCGACGACCCCGACAACGCGACCACCATCACCCGGACCGCGGCGGTCTGGGGGACGCCGCGCTTTCCGCTGACCGCGCGCTTGCCGCCCTTCCGCTACGTCGAGCGCCAGGACGGCCAGATCGTCGGCAACGGGCTGATGCCGCCCGAAGACTTCCCGCTCTCCGGCTTCCGCGCCGGAGCGCACGACGTGGTCCGGATTCGCGCCCTGACCGCCGCGCACGTGACGGTGATGGTCCCGCCCGAGACCGGCTACCTCGACATCCGCTCGAACGGCGGCTCGACGACGATCGACGGCTATCACGGCGCCGACCTGTTCATCCGGCAGTCGTACGGGCAGATCCACGTCGGCGACGCCGCGACGACCGCGTACTTCGAGCTGCAGAACGGATTGGTCCAGCTCAGCGACGACGACTTCTCGCGCGTGCGCGTGCGTGCCAATGCCGCCCGCGTCGTGTTCGAGCGCTGCCGGTCGACGCAGATCGAGGCGACGACGGTCAGCGGCTCGATCGTCTACGACGGCGGCAGCTTCGAGCCGGGACTGGCGCGCTTCGAGTCGGAGAGCGGCGCGATCGCGCTGGGCGTCAACGCGGGGGCGCAATTGGTCGCGCACTCGCAGGACGGCCGCGTCTTCACCCGCTTCGATCAGCCGGCGCAAGTCACGCAGCGCGGCGAGAGCGACGCGGCGGCGACCATCGGCGGCGGCGGCGCGCTGGTCAACGCGATCAGCCAGCGCGGCAACGTCTACCTGTACGACGGCGCGCTGAACGACCACCGTAACCTGGGCCCCGAGTGGCGCCCGGCGCACCAAGCCTTCCGCCGCCCGGCGGCGATGGCGCAGCCCGGCTTCCAGCGGCCGCCGCCGATGCTGCAGCGGCCGCCGCTCTACCAGCACCTGCGCCGCTACGCGCCCGCGCGGCCCGCGCTCAGAGCAAGAACTTTCGAACGAGTGCGACGTCGAGCTTGAACGTGTGCTGCGGCAGCACCGCCTCGACGTGGTAGCCGCAGGCGACGAAAAACCGCTGCGCGTCGCGGTCGTGAAAGACCGCGGCCGTCACCTTGTGGCAGTTGTAGTAGTTCGAGAGCTCCTCGGCGCGTGAGAGCAGGAGCCGGCCGATGCCGCTCCGGCGCCGGTTCGGCAGCACGTAGAGCGCGGCGATCGTCCCCAGCGAGGCGGCGACGTGCAGCCGCAGCGCGCCGGCGATCTCGTCGCCGTCGCGGGCCAGCACGTCGTGCGACTGTTCGTGCCAGACGACGCGAAAGTTCCACAGCTCGCTGCGCCAGTCGCGATCGTAGCGGTTCCAGAACGGTTCGGCGTCGGCCGGGCGCGCGTTCTCGATCTCAAGCAACGTCGTACGTCCAGCCGTCGTACGCCGCGAACGTCTTGACGCCGGTGGCGTCCTCGAGGTCGTAGGCCAGCCGGCGCGGGTCGCGCTCGAGCATGCGGGTGCCGAAGTGCGACATGATCGCGACGCCCGGCTTGATCCCCTCGATCAGCGTGCGCGCGTCGTCGTACGTCAGATGGTCGACGTCCATCGAGTCGCGGTAGCGCAGCACGTTCATGATCAGCACGGCCGGCGCGTGGGCGCGGTAGTCGGCGAGGATGTCCTCGAAGTACCGCGTGCACGGCAAGTACGAGACCGTCCCGGCCGAGGTGGTGAAGTGCAGGCCGTAGGCTTCGACGGGATGCTGCAGCTGCAACGAGGCGCGCATCGCCACCGCGCCGACTTCGAACGGGCCGCCGTGCGCGGTCACGACCCACTCGCGTGGCACGAACTTGCGCGCGTACGGAAACACGACCGGCTGCTGCCCGGCGTCGAGCGCGTCGAGCGGGGCGCACAGCGCGCCGCGCGGTCGCCACCCGCCTTGGCACATCGCCTCGATCATCGCGTTGACGTCGCCGCTGTGGTCGAGGTGCTTGTGCGAGAGCACGATCGCATCGAGCGTCGCCGGATCGCACGGCGGCACGGCGCCCAGCGCGCGGACCAGCGCGCCCGGCCCGGGGTCGACGTGCACGTTGGTCCCGTCGGCGTGCAGCCAGAACCCGCCCGACGAGCGAATCTGCTTGGCGACGACCCAGCGCGCGCCGCCGGTCCCTAAAAACCGCAACGAAACCACGAGCCGCGCTTCGCGCCCGGCCTGCGACTTCCGCGCCGACGCCGGCAATCGGTGCCTCCGCGGCAGGAAAGGTGCTCCGCAGGAACGATTTAGGCTCTCCTAACCCATTGGTTTGGAGAACCTATGCTCGCCTTGAGGAGGGCCGTATTGGCGGCCTTGGTGGGCGTCGGAGGCGGAGCCGCTCTGGCGGCCCCGGCCGATGCCATTCCCGTCTTCGCCCACCGCTACGGTCTGACGTGTCAGGCCTGCCACACGGTCGTGCCGCACCTCACCCCGTTCGGCGAGCTGTTCCTGGCCAACGGCTACCGGCTGCCCGGCATCAAGCCCAAGCCGGTCTTCCCGGTCGCGGTCCGCATGGAAGACAGCTACGCCAGCGCCGGCGCCGCCGATCCCGACGAGGCCGGCCACGGCCCGCTGCCCAAGGCGATCGTCGACGAGGTCGAGCTGCTGACGGGCGGTTCGGTCGGACCACGCGGCTCGTACTGGGCCGAGGCCTACGTCGTCGACGGCGGCGAGCCGGGGCGACCGCGCGACGTCTGGTACGCGTACCGCCTGACCAACGACGGCGCCACGACCCCGATCACGCTGCGCGGCGGCGAGTTCACGCTGCCGCTCCCGCTCGATCCGGAGACGTTCCGCGAGACGACGCAGCCGTACGCGATCTGGCAGCAGACGGCCGGGATCAACCCGTTCGACTTCTTCGACGTCAAGATCGGCGGCCAAGCCGTGATCGGCGATCCGGCCCGCGAAGTGAGCGGCACGATCAACTTCGTGCAGGGCCACGACACGGCGTCCGGGCTGCCGGCGCACGGCGTCGACACGATGCTCACCCTCGCGCGCGACCTGGGCGACTTCCGGCTGGAAGCATATCGGTACGACGGCACGCGCGACCTGGCCGGCTCGGGCTTCAACGACACGCAATTCTTCAGCGGCATCCCCGACCGGTTCTGGCGCACCGGCTACGGCGTCGGCTGGACGCACGGCGGCACGTCGGTCGACGCGGTCTACCAAACCGGCAACGACACCGCGGCCGACGTGTACGGCGACGCGCTGCAGACCAGCGGCGGCTTCCTGCAAGTGCGGCAATCGCTGTTCGGCAATCGCGCCTTCGCGATCGCGCGCTGGGACGCGACGCAGGACGCGACCTTCGCGCGCACCTACACCGGCGGACTCGGTTACCGGCTGACGCGCAACACGCGCTTGACGCTATTCGACACCGGCGAGCGCGACTTCACCGGCCGGCTCATCCACGTCATCTCGTCCAGCTTCTTGGTGGCCTACTGATGCGCTCGCACCATCTGCGCCGGTTCGGCGCCTTGCTCGTCGCGTTCGGACTCGTCGCCTGCGGCGGCGGGGGCGGCGGTTCCGCGACGCCGCCGCTCGGCGGCTCGAGCGGTACCGGGCCGCCGCCGCTGCCGGTGATCCCGGAAGTCACCAGCGTCAACGGCGTCGCCGCGCTGACGCTGACGGCGCAGTTCGACCAGGACGCGCGGCCGGCGTTCTTCTACAACGGCATCGAGGTCGCGCCGACGATCCGCGTCTCGCCCGGCGACACGATCAAGATCCACTTCATCAACGACTTGCCGGCGTTCTGCGCGCCGGGCGTCGCCACCGACAGCAACCTGCACTTCCACGGCTTCACCACCTCGCCGAATCAGCCCAGCGACGACGTCATCGACATCCTCACGCCGCCCGGCGGCAGCTACGACTACACGGTGCAGGTCAACCCCGATCAGCCGCCGGGTCTGTATTGGTATCACACCCACCCGCACGGGCTCTCGTCGTGGGAGGTCGGCAACGGGATGGCCGGCGCGATCGTCGTCGAGGGAATCGCGAACTACGTGCCCGCGACGGCCGGCCTGCGCGAGCGCGTCATCATCCTGCGCGACGTCCCCAACGACAGCTCGCTGGCGGCCGGTGAATCGGCCCGCCTGCGCCGCATCGCGTTCGCGCGCCGCTCGCCGAGCGACGACGACGAGTCGGGCGGCAACTCGTGCGCGCCGGAAACCGACGCCACCCCGACCATCAACGGGCTGCAGCAAGCCTCGATCGGGATTCGTCCCGGCGAGACGGAGCTGTTCCGCGTCGTCAACGCGTCGGGCCACCGCCACTTCGACCTCTCGTTCAACGGGCAACCGATCACGATCGTGGCGCAAGACGGCGTGCCGATCTCGACCTATCCCGGCGCGCCGCAGACGATCGTGCAAACCGACGTCGTCGTCCCGCCCGCCGGCCGCGTCGAGTTCCTCGTCCAAGGGAAGGGCAGGCCGACGCCGATCGTCTCGAAGTGCTTCAACTCGGGTCCGGCCGGCGACCTCGATCCGCAGATCACGCTCGGCCAGCTCGCCGACGACTCGACCTGGTCGAATCCGGACAACACGACCACGCAGCAGCGCGTGCGCAAGCCGATCGCGGGCCTGCGGCGTTCGCAGTACTACGCGACGACGATGCCGCCGCCGGCGCAGCAGCGCACCGTCACCTTCACCGAGGACGCCAACGGCTTCTACCTCAACGGACAGCAGTACAGCCCCTCGTCCGCACCGATGTTCGTCGCGCAGCACGGGACGACCGAGGAGTGGAACCTGGTCAACGCGAGCGGCGAAGTCCACGACTTCCACATCCACCAGGTGCATTTCATCATCGAGAGCGTCAACGGCGTGCCGGTGGCGAATCCGCACTGGTTCGACACGATCGTGCTGCCGCCGGAGGGGGTGGGCGTGCAAGGACAGCTGATCCCCTCGCAGACCAAGGTGCTGCTCGACTTCCGCGATCCGGTTATCGTCGGCACGTTCGTCTTTCACTGCCACATCCTCGATCACGAAGACGGTGGGATGATGGCGAAGATTCAGGTCCAGTGACGCGCCGGTTTCGCGCCGCGCTGGCGGCCGGCGCACTTCTCGCGAGCGCGCTGGCCGGCTGCGCGCACCCCTCGCCGTTCACCGGCGTGACGCTGCGCGGCAAGCCGGCGGCGGACTTCACGCTCACCGACCAGCACGGCGCGCCGTTTCGGCTCGACGCGCAGCGCGGCCGGGTGGTGGTGCTGTTCTTCGGCTACACGCACTGCCCCGACGTCTGCCCGGCCACGATGGCGCAGCTGGCGCGCGTCTATCACACGCTCGACGATGCGCAGCGCGCGCGCACGACC
This region includes:
- a CDS encoding DUF4097 family beta strand repeat-containing protein, yielding MDVLRTRAARWIAAGLGLLLLALGKLAPAGADSNTLLLTNQPVVVILLAGHGNDVTVRTWDRPFVQIDDPDNATTITRTAAVWGTPRFPLTARLPPFRYVERQDGQIVGNGLMPPEDFPLSGFRAGAHDVVRIRALTAAHVTVMVPPETGYLDIRSNGGSTTIDGYHGADLFIRQSYGQIHVGDAATTAYFELQNGLVQLSDDDFSRVRVRANAARVVFERCRSTQIEATTVSGSIVYDGGSFEPGLARFESESGAIALGVNAGAQLVAHSQDGRVFTRFDQPAQVTQRGESDAAATIGGGGALVNAISQRGNVYLYDGALNDHRNLGPEWRPAHQAFRRPAAMAQPGFQRPPPMLQRPPLYQHLRRYAPARPALRARTFERVRRRA
- a CDS encoding GNAT family N-acetyltransferase, with product MLEIENARPADAEPFWNRYDRDWRSELWNFRVVWHEQSHDVLARDGDEIAGALRLHVAASLGTIAALYVLPNRRRSGIGRLLLSRAEELSNYYNCHKVTAAVFHDRDAQRFFVACGYHVEAVLPQHTFKLDVALVRKFLL
- a CDS encoding MBL fold metallo-hydrolase, which translates into the protein MVSLRFLGTGGARWVVAKQIRSSGGFWLHADGTNVHVDPGPGALVRALGAVPPCDPATLDAIVLSHKHLDHSGDVNAMIEAMCQGGWRPRGALCAPLDALDAGQQPVVFPYARKFVPREWVVTAHGGPFEVGAVAMRASLQLQHPVEAYGLHFTTSAGTVSYLPCTRYFEDILADYRAHAPAVLIMNVLRYRDSMDVDHLTYDDARTLIEGIKPGVAIMSHFGTRMLERDPRRLAYDLEDATGVKTFAAYDGWTYDVA
- a CDS encoding multicopper oxidase family protein, producing the protein MRSHHLRRFGALLVAFGLVACGGGGGGSATPPLGGSSGTGPPPLPVIPEVTSVNGVAALTLTAQFDQDARPAFFYNGIEVAPTIRVSPGDTIKIHFINDLPAFCAPGVATDSNLHFHGFTTSPNQPSDDVIDILTPPGGSYDYTVQVNPDQPPGLYWYHTHPHGLSSWEVGNGMAGAIVVEGIANYVPATAGLRERVIILRDVPNDSSLAAGESARLRRIAFARRSPSDDDESGGNSCAPETDATPTINGLQQASIGIRPGETELFRVVNASGHRHFDLSFNGQPITIVAQDGVPISTYPGAPQTIVQTDVVVPPAGRVEFLVQGKGRPTPIVSKCFNSGPAGDLDPQITLGQLADDSTWSNPDNTTTQQRVRKPIAGLRRSQYYATTMPPPAQQRTVTFTEDANGFYLNGQQYSPSSAPMFVAQHGTTEEWNLVNASGEVHDFHIHQVHFIIESVNGVPVANPHWFDTIVLPPEGVGVQGQLIPSQTKVLLDFRDPVIVGTFVFHCHILDHEDGGMMAKIQVQ